The following are from one region of the Mycolicibacterium helvum genome:
- a CDS encoding helix-turn-helix transcriptional regulator, producing the protein MTAIDGYPDDKWLTRQDLAHRFGLPVKTPAEWASKGTGPRYAQFGRHVRYLLSDVIDWERKQFAEGKRDTA; encoded by the coding sequence GTGACCGCCATCGATGGGTACCCCGACGACAAATGGCTTACCCGCCAGGATCTCGCCCATCGGTTTGGATTGCCAGTCAAGACGCCAGCCGAATGGGCGTCCAAGGGCACTGGCCCGCGCTACGCCCAGTTCGGCCGGCACGTCCGGTATCTGCTGAGCGACGTAATCGACTGGGAAAGAAAGCAATTCGCCGAAGGCAAACGCGACACGGCCTAA